CGTGCTCACGGCAAGCGTGGTGTCCACGACAACCGCCGGAGCCCCCCAGCCCGCCTCGGTGGCGAAGCCAGTCTCCTCCGCCCCACCGGTCTCGACGATCCCGTCGGTGGTCCCAACCTCGGCCTCTTCGGCCTCATCGCTAGAACCAGCGCCGAACCCACCGCCCGAAACAGAGCCGACAGCAGTACCCGCAGCGTCAAGGGAGCCCGCACCCGAAACGTCATCCGAGCCCGCACCCGAAGCGTCAAGGGAGCCCGCACCCGAAGCGTGATCCGAGGCAGCACCCGAAGCGTGATCCGAGGCAGCACCCGAAGCGTGATCCGAGGCAGCGCCCGAAGCGTCGTCGGAGGCAAACTCCGACAACGCTTCGGAGGCGAACTCCGACGTGTCGGGGGCAGTGTCCGAGGTGTCGGCGGCGAACTCCGAGGTGTCGGGCGCCAGGTCGGAGGTACCGAGCGCGTCGTCGGAGGGGGCCCCGGCCGCCTCCTCCGAAGTGGCTTCCTGCTCGTCCTCAAGACCCGGCGCGAACCAGCCGGCAGGCCGCTCCTCAGTCTCCGCCGTCTCCGATTCAGCCACCGTCGAGGTGTCGGGCAGCGGCGTCTCCGCCCCGAGCCCGCTCATCGACAACAGCCAGCCCAGCCCACGAGCCTCCCCGGCCACCGGTTCCGCTGCCGCGATCGGGTCCGGCGTAGCGACCGGCTCCGGCGCAGCGACCGCATCCGGTGCGACGGGCGCACCCGTGACCGGAGCATCGGCCTCAGCGAAAGGCGCGGCCGGCGACCCGAACGACGTCGCCGCACCACTCGCGGCCGTGGCCGGACCGCCCAGTTGCTGCTCCCGGCCGGGCACGTCCGGACCGATCCGGCGCGGATCGATCGCCTGCGTGCGCTCCTCGGGAGCGAACGGCGCACCGCCACCCTGCTGCGGCGCCCGATAAGCGTTCAGGTCGACACCGCTGGTGTCGATCGCCTGCGTACGGTCGTCCGGCAGGAACGGCCCGTCCACCCCGGCCCGCTGATGCGAACCGGAAGCGTCGAGGTCGACCCGCCGCGGATCGAACGGCCGCGTCGGCTCGTCGTGCCGCTCGACCGGCTCGGCCACCCGCGCCGACTCGGGCCGCATCGGCTGTACCACCCGCCGAGGGTCGAGCGGCCGAGTCCGCTCCTCGTACTCGTCCCCAGCCCCCGGAACCGCCACCCCGGACACCGGCGCAGCAGCCTGGCCTGGGAAAACCGGCCCCGACACCGGTGCGGCGGCCTGGCCATGAACAACCGGCCCGGACACCGGCGCCACCGGAGCCGTCGGCGCCTGACCGGGGTGACCGAATCCGGGCACGGCCGACACCTGCCCCGGAACAGCCGAAGCCTGCCCGGGTGCCATCGGCGGACGCCCCGGCCCCGCCGGCTGCTGTCCGGGATGTCCCGGAGCCTGCCCGGGCACGGCCGGGTAGACCGCGGCCGGCGGCACCACCGGCTGCTGCGGCGTCATCCGGGTCGGCTGCGCCGCCGGACGCGCCGGAGCCGGACTGTTCCGCTCCGGCGGAGCCGGCCGAAGATCGAACGGCGAGTCCGGCCCACGCCCCTGCCGGGCCGGGAACGCCTCCGGCGGAACCGGCCGAGCGCTGCCGTAACCCTGCCCAGCCGGCGAAACCGGCCGAGGCCCGCCACCACGCTGCTGCTCAGCCCCACCCCGGCCATACTGCTCCGACGCCCACCCGTGCTGCTCCTGCGGCCGCGCGTGCTGTTCCTGCGCCCACCCGTGCTGCTCCTGGGGCCGCCCGTGCTGTTCCTGCGGCCGTCCGTGCTGCTCGGGCAACGGCCGTCCGTGCTGATCGGACAGAGGCCGCCCGTGCTGCTCGGGCAACGGCCGCCCGTGCTGATCGGGCAACGGCCGTCCGTGCTGATCGGACAGAGGACGGCCCTGCTGACCCGAAACGGGACGACCATGCTGGTCGTACGAAGGCCGCCCACCCTGCTCCGGCATCGGACGACGCCCTTGAGGCCCGCCCGGCGGAACCGGCCCACGCGGCCCGGGCGGCACCTGCGCCCCGCCCTGCTGACCGGGCCCGAACCCCCCACGCCCGGGCGGCGGCGAGACCGGCCGATTCCCGAACCCGGGCCCACCCTCGCGCCCCCACGGCTGCTGCGAACCGGGACCACCAGCGGCACCCGGACCGCCAGGCGCACCGGGAGCGCCAGCCGCACCGGGAGCGCCAGCCGCACCGGGAGCGCCAGCCGCACCGGGAGCGCCAGGCGCACCGGGAGCGCCAGGGGCACCGGGACCACGACGGGGACCTTCGGGCTGCTGCGGAACCCGAGCCGCCCCAGAAGACCGCCCCGGCGAAACCGGAGCCGACGAAGGCCGCCCCGGCGAGACCGGCGCCGCCGACCCGGGCACGCGCGCGTGCCCGGGCGTCACCGGCACCGACGGAGCCCCACGCCCGTAGACCGGCACCGCCCCACGCCGCTGATCCGGCGCGCCCCCATAGGGCATCGGCCGGTTCCACGACGGATCGTTCTGCGCGTCACGGGGCGGGCTGACCACGTACCTCTGCGGGTCCTCAGCCGGAACCCGGCCGCGACCCTGCGCCGAACCGCCCTCCGGAGCCGAGCTGACCGGCGCGGACGAACCACGGGACGCCTCGTAGACCGGGGTGTGCACGGCCTTGCGGCGGCCCGGGTCGCCCGGGTAGCGCTGACCGGGAAGTGGTTCCCACTCCCAGGTGATCTCGTACACCCACGCCGGTTCGTCGTCCCAGCCTTCCGCACCCGGGCGGGAGCTCCAACCGTTCATCGGGCGTCCAGGCCCGGCGATTGGCAACGCTCCGTCACGGCGAACTCCAACGTGTGAAAAACGAGCCGTGGCCGACCGGGGATCCCGGGTACAGTCTCCCGGCTCCACTGCGGGTGTGTGGGAAGGAGATTAGCGGCGTGTCCGGGAAGGGCGCCAGCGTGCTCACGATCTCAACGGTTGGTCCGTTAAGGGGATGGGTCGCTACTTTCGGTGCACTGGTCGGGTCGGGTTTCCGGCGCTACACCACCTATCGTCAAGCCACCATAGCCGGAACGTTCACCAACGTGGTCTTCGGCTACCTCCGCTGTTACGTGCTGCTCGCGGTGGCTGCGAGCGCTCCCGGCGGCCGTCCCGCGGGGTACGACCCGCAGCAGCTCGCCACCTACGTCTGGCTCGGCCAGGGTCTACTCAGCGTGGTGCTGCTGTGGGGCTGGGCGGACCTCGCCGAGCGGATCCGCACCGGTGACGTCGCAGCCGATCTGTTACGTCCGGTCGCCCCGCTCACCGCTTACCTCGCCGCGGACCTGGGCCGGGCCGGGCACGCGATGCTGACCCGGTTCGTCGTGCCGGTGGTGGTCGGAGTGCTCTGCTTCCCGCTGCGGATACCGACCCGCTGGCAGACGGTCCCGCTGTTCCTGGCCTCGGTGCTGCTCGCGGTGATCGTCAGTTTCGGCTGCCGCTACCTGGTGAACACCACCGCGTACTGGCTGCACGACGCCCGCGGCCCGATCATGCTGTGGGTGCTCGGCGCCGGTGTGCTGGGCGGCCTCTACTTCCCGCTGCGCATGCTGCCGGAGTGGCTGGCCGTCACGCTCTGGGTGGCCACCCCGATGCCGAGCCTGTTGCAGACGCCGCTGGACGTGGCCGCCGAGCGGGACGGCCTGGCGCTCCAGGCCGGGCTGGTCGGGGTGCAGGCCTGCTGGGCGGTGGGGCTGCTGCTCCTGGCCCGGCTGGTGCAGCGGCGGGCCGAGCGGCGCCTGGTGGTGCAGGGTGGGTGAGCTGCGTGCCTACGCCGCGCTGGCGGGGGCCCAGATCCGCTCGGTCGTCTCCTACCGCACCTCGTTCCTGGTCGAGGTGCTGAGCAACGTCGGCTCCACGGTCTTCGACGTGCTCACCGTGCTGGTGCTGTTCCGGGCAACCGACACGCTGGGCGGGTTCACCTTCGCCGAGGCGCTGCTGATGACCGGCATCACGGCGGCCGGGTTCGCGGTGGCCGACTTCACCATCGGCAGCATCGACCGGCTCAAGACCCACGTCCGGGCCGGGACCCTGGACGCCGTGCTGGTCCGGCCGCTGCCCGCGCTGCCTCAGCTGCTGCTGATGGACCTGCCGCTCCGCAAGGCGCTGCGGGTGGTCTTCGGTTTCGTCGTGCTGGGCGTCGCGATCAGCCTGAACACCATCGACTGGACGCCGGCCCGGCTGGTGCTGATCACCGTGGCGCCGCTGTCCTGTGCCGTGTTCATGAGCGCGATCTTCGTGATCAGCGCGAGCCTGGCCTTCTGGTGGGTGGACTCGGGGGAGCTGGGCAGCGCCTTCACCTACGGCGGGCGGGACTTCGCGTCGTACCCGATCACGGTCTACGGCCCGGTCTTCCGCAACCTGTTCGCGTACACCCTGGGTTTCGCCTTCGTCGCCTACCAACCGGCCCTGGCCCTGCTCGGCCGCCCGGACCCGCTGGGTCTGCCGGCCTGGGCCGGCTTCGCCTCTCCGCTGGTCGCGCTCGCCGCGGCCACCGTCGCCGCCACCGTCTGGCGCGTCGGCCTCCGTCACTACAGGAGCACCGGCTCATGATCAAGACCAAGGACCTTCGAAAGACCTTCGACGTACGCGTGAAGCGCGGCCGGTTCCGCCGCGAGAAACGCACCGTGGAGGCGGTCGCCGGGGTGACCCTGACCATCGAGCCGGGCGAGATGGTCGGCTACATCGGCCCGAACGGCGCCGGCAAGTCCACCACCCTGAAGATGCTGACCGGCGTGCTCACCCCGTCCAGCGGCGACGTGGAGGTGTGCGGCCTGCGCCCGGTCCCGCAGCGCACCCGGCTGGCGCTCGGCATCGGGGTGGTCTTCGGCCAGCGCTCGCAGCTCTGGTGGGATCTGCCGCTGCACGAGTCGTTCACGCTGCTGCGGCACATCTACCGGGTGCCCGCCGCGGAGCACCGGGACCGGCTGCGCCGCTGCCGCGAGCTGCTCGACCTGGACGACTTCCTGGACACCCCGGTCCGGCAGCTGTCGCTGGGCCAGCGGATGCGCGGCGAACT
Above is a genomic segment from Actinoplanes ianthinogenes containing:
- a CDS encoding ABC transporter permease, encoding MVFGYLRCYVLLAVAASAPGGRPAGYDPQQLATYVWLGQGLLSVVLLWGWADLAERIRTGDVAADLLRPVAPLTAYLAADLGRAGHAMLTRFVVPVVVGVLCFPLRIPTRWQTVPLFLASVLLAVIVSFGCRYLVNTTAYWLHDARGPIMLWVLGAGVLGGLYFPLRMLPEWLAVTLWVATPMPSLLQTPLDVAAERDGLALQAGLVGVQACWAVGLLLLARLVQRRAERRLVVQGG
- a CDS encoding ABC transporter permease → MGELRAYAALAGAQIRSVVSYRTSFLVEVLSNVGSTVFDVLTVLVLFRATDTLGGFTFAEALLMTGITAAGFAVADFTIGSIDRLKTHVRAGTLDAVLVRPLPALPQLLLMDLPLRKALRVVFGFVVLGVAISLNTIDWTPARLVLITVAPLSCAVFMSAIFVISASLAFWWVDSGELGSAFTYGGRDFASYPITVYGPVFRNLFAYTLGFAFVAYQPALALLGRPDPLGLPAWAGFASPLVALAAATVAATVWRVGLRHYRSTGS